From the genome of Uranotaenia lowii strain MFRU-FL chromosome 1, ASM2978415v1, whole genome shotgun sequence, one region includes:
- the LOC129739450 gene encoding uncharacterized protein LOC129739450: MGSVSHHKISTRLIIFLMLAAGTGLEPGPVGAITVATTTSDDPMQESTQQTSTTLMAEATVTQMPSLLDRELEEMDQGVAESVTSEKADLAEAETKDPKKLEIIKQIRKFNSDGSYTVGYEAEDGTFKIESRDVLGNIKGTYGYIDENGEIQRVSYNAHNSTGLKGTAAPVTEEVVHIPAKFNRSYIGMPTTRRPPSYHGSTVMPQKTSVIQTIPRKRSNGLTTEKTTSKMTETTAFSEQTTASSHSATVQTPKPLLIIRPTPIPLMPKTLEQLVRPEKAESEHITKIYAKSAPQRKETERKNVRGNFLRRQLPQDQDDDIEAQQQVVYGQSAGEEIANIFAATPPELRPIYTTTPTPRIPAVVLAARQRAAHIQNMLTSERPTTTTERSYAKQARTKPEPAPVVYEPATEPSSETSYVTDSPGSVVQIPANSNREIAEAAEDERRVYRPRPVEFRPRENYRFVPAADRQERYRVPLGIPPQARAFPVHENPYLRESSTRGLPIVPENYPQDDDVNSIAYRQQRRPQGPPPSAAYTETQREAPAANTIPNGHSYPQQSFPQSYGFNPYRNQYQSQASSPYYDFPDRPLTTRDFERILQLLIFRHQQLQQQQALRFGGYSNPYYGGPSLAPPFVPNPYQGGFAAQIPRPPFYNAFQQGAGYYDPRYQNPLYSPSTGNRQYSERNSQQQSPAEYQQNAAQQEAPPQAAYELSRLAPRRRQYVQRPEPEYLAGAGAEQPTQADLLPGNVREDLLYRMLMLAIQSEAAFGASPAISALSPGGGYPGGIPGGLPSQQRGFPPGAGPNLISAGSVHRAVHQQSPPTTTPGYSKKPVRSVQILGEE, encoded by the coding sequence ATATCAACCCGGTTGATCATCTTCCTGATGCTGGCGGCCGGCACCGGTCTGGAACCGGGCCCGGTCGGAGCTATTACGGTAGCGACAACGACTTCGGACGACCCGATGCAGGAATCTACGCAACAAACTTCGACGACCCTGATGGCGGAGGCAACGGTAACGCAAATGCCATCGCTACTGGACCGGGAGCTTGAAGAGATGGATCAGGGAGTGGCAGAGAGCGTGACCAGTGAGAAGGCTGATTTGGCTGAAGCCGAAACGAAAGATCCCAAGAAGTTGGAGATCATCAAGCAGATTAGGAAGTTCAATAGCGATGGATCTTATACGGTAGGGTATGAAGCGGAGGATGGAACCTTTAAGATTGAAAGTAGGGATGTGCTGGGAAATATTAAGGGTACGTATGGGTATATTGATGAAAATGGGGAGATTCAGAGGGTTTCGTACAATGCACACAACAGTACCGGGTTGAAGGGAACGGCTGCTCCGGTGACGGAAGAAGTGGTTCATATTCCAGCTAAGTTCAATAGGAGTTACATTGGGATGCCGACGACGAGACGGCCTCCGTCGTATCATGGGAGTACGGTGATGCCGCAGAAAACGAGTGTTATTCAAACGATTCCGAGGAAGCGATCTAATGGGTTGACTACTGAAAAAACGACAAGTAAAATGACGGAGACTACGGCGTTTTCGGAACAGACAACGGCCTCCAGTCACAGTGCTACGGTTCAGACGCCGAAGCCTTTGTTGATCATAAGACCTACGCCCATTCCTTTGATGCCGAAGACGCTTGAACAGCTGGTTCGACCGGAGAAAGCTGAGAGTGAACACATTACGAAGATTTATGCAAAGAGTGCTCCTCAAAGGAAGGAGACGGAAAGGAAGAATGTGAGGGGGAACTTTTTGCGAAGACAACTCCCTCAGGATCAGGATGATGATATCGAAGCTCAACAGCAGGTTGTTTATGGACAGTCGGCGGGAGAGGAGATAGCGAATATATTTGCAGCCACACCACCGGAGCTGAGGCCGATTTATACGACGACTCCAACGCCACGAATTCCAGCAGTTGTACTGGCAGCTCGCCAACGAGCAGCTCACATTCAAAACATGTTGACCAGTGAACGACCAACGACAACCACTGAGAGAAGCTATGCTAAGCAGGCGCGAACTAAGCCAGAACCAGCTCCGGTAGTTTATGAACCAGCTACAGAACCTTCATCGGAAACAAGCTACGTTACCGATTCACCTGGGTCGGTTGTCCAAATACCGGCGAATAGTAATCGGGAGATTGCAGAAGCAGCCGAAGACGAACGAAGAGTTTATCGACCACGACCTGTCGAGTTTCGTCCAAGAGAGAACTACAGGTTTGTACCGGCTGCAGATCGGCAGGAACGCTACCGCGTTCCATTAGGCATTCCTCCTCAAGCTAGAGCCTTCCCGGTCCATGAAAACCCTTACTTGAGGGAGTCATCCACCAGAGGACTGCCAATTGTTCCAGAAAACTATCCCCAAGATGACGATGTCAACAGTATTGCTTACCGTCAGCAGCGAAGACCTCAAGGTCCTCCACCCTCGGCTGCTTACACAGAAACTCAACGGGAAGCACCAGCCGCAAATACGATCCCCAACGGACACAGCTACCCTCAGCAATCGTTCCCTCAGTCGTACGGCTTTAATCCCTACCGAAACCAGTACCAATCGCAGGCATCCAGTCCGTATTACGACTTCCCGGATCGCCCTCTGACCACCCGAGACTTCGAGCGTATTCTACAGCTGCTTATCTTCCGACACCAACAGCTCCAACAGCAACAGGCTCTTCGATTTGGAGGTTACAGCAATCCCTACTACGGTGGTCCTTCGCTGGCTCCTCCATTTGTGCCAAACCCCTACCAGGGTGGATTCGCTGCTCAAATCCCTCGACCACCGTTCTACAATGCCTTCCAACAGGGCGCCGGCTACTACGATCCGCGCTACCAGAATCCTCTCTATAGTCCCTCAACCGGCAATCGCCAATACAGCGAACGTAACTCTCAGCAGCAATCACCTGCCGAATACCAACAAAACGCAGCCCAACAGGAAGCTCCTCCACAAGCCGCCTACGAATTGTCTCGATTGGCGCCCCGAAGGCGCCAATACGTACAAAGACCGGAACCGGAATACCTCGCCGGAGCCGGCGCTGAACAACCAACGCAAGCCGATCTCCTCCCCGGAAACGTCCGTGAAGACCTGCTGTACCGAATGCTGATGCTGGCAATCCAATCGGAAGCGGCCTTCGGAGCTTCCCCAGCAATCTCAGCACTCAGTCCCGGAGGAGGTTACCCAGGTGGTATTCCAGGTGGTCTCCCGTCACAGCAACGCGGATTCCCTCCGGGAGCCGGCCCGAATCTGATCTCAGCCGGATCGGTCCATCGAGCCGTCCACCAGCAGAGTCCCCCGACTACGACGCCCGGCTACAGCAAGAAACCGGTGAGGAGTGTACAAATTTTGGGCGAGGAGTAG